Proteins encoded in a region of the Panicum hallii strain FIL2 chromosome 3, PHallii_v3.1, whole genome shotgun sequence genome:
- the LOC112884188 gene encoding uncharacterized protein LOC112884188, with protein MTTEFLRVKKFHHQQETESPLSLRKRMELQPELSLAPAWPAFAPAPAARSSSSESDGTSRKKRKHHAAGTGWEEPQQPPASLELQLNDPLPLDWEQCLDLQSGRMYYLNRKTLRKSWVRPREQSVNLDLNISAAAIVDTGAGVIAAPDEDAERTRRPAAGAVSSGGNNMVAVPCANCHLLVMLCKSSPSCPNCKFVQPLAPATPRAAPARPAHRRLDAAIKPLETLSLLH; from the exons ATGACCACCGAGTTCCTCCGGGTGAAGAAATTCCACCACCAGCAGGAAACCGAGAGCCCCCTGAGCCTGAGGAAGAGGATGGAGCTGCAGCCGGAGCTGTCGCTCGCCCCGGCGTGGCCGGCCTTCGCCCCCGCTCCGGCCGCCCGGAGCTCGTCGTCCGAGTCCGACGGCACCtccaggaagaagaggaagcacCACGCCGCCGGCACCGGCTGGGAGGAGCCCCAGCAGCCGCCAGCGAGCCTGGAGCTGCAGCTAAACGACCCGCTGCCCCTCGATTGGGAGCAGTGCCTCGACCTCCAA TCGGGGCGGATGTATTACCTCAACAGGAAGACGCTGAGGAAGAGCTGGGTCAGGCCGCGGGAGCAGAGCGTGAACCTCGACCTCAACATCTCCGCGGCCGCCATCGTCGACACCGGCGCCGGCGTCATCGCCGCTCCCGACGAGGACGCCGAGCGTACCAGGaggcccgccgccggcgccgttaGCTCCGGAGGCAACAACAtggtggccgtgccgtgcgccaACTGCCACCTCCTCGTCATGCTCTGCAAGTCCTCCCCCTCCTGCCCCAACTGCAAGTTCGTGCAGCCACTggcgccagccacgccgcgggcggcgccggcgcggccggcgCACCGGAGGCTCGACGCCGCCATCAAGCCGCTGGAGACCCTGAGCCTCCTCCACTAG
- the LOC112884187 gene encoding pentatricopeptide repeat-containing protein At2g22410, mitochondrial-like — protein MPPPPRPFPAPAATVSPPRPAWNTNRNLVVTHPLLSLLERCASFRRLLQLQALLIVSGLAAHRFPASRLLAFCALSDPPRPAHAAAVLAQCAEGPNAYMLATMMRGFLRAGLPARAFALFRRVLCDCLPADARTFVFAIKAACSSSAASSPGEAVHCVALKRGFLCQSVLVGNALVHLYASSMSFRDARKVFNEMPDRDVVSWTTLIDGHARAGLPDEAWRVFCRMVVSEGMWPNRVTLVAAASAVAQMGLLGLGRTVHRCVAESGVGTSVNLDNALVDMFGKCGCLASAKEVFDRMADKDVYTWTSMVSAYAKCGDLESAVQLFEEMPRRNTVSWSCMIAAYSQANQPDEAIRMFNDMIAAGMEPIDATLVSVLSACAQLGCLDLGSWLYQTYIATHKVRLTVNLGNAFIDMFAKCGDVGAASRLFDGMEERNLVSWNSVIIAHAFHGQSEEALHLFQQLKETGILPDEITYIGVLSACSHSGLVSEGQRHFKEMKAVYGIEPRAEHYACMIDLLGKVGLVEEAFEIATSMPIGADVAGWGALLNACRMHGKVEIGECAAAKLAKLDSSDSGIYVLMSQIYASKSKWDQVKMLRTVMRDRGVKKNPGCSSIEVDGKFHEFLAADVSHVHSEDIYAALKNIYIHLKTEGYIPPA, from the coding sequence atgccgccgccaccgcggccCTTCCCCGCCCCCGCGGCGACGGTGTCTCCCCCGCGCCCGGCGTGGAACACGAACCGCAACCTGGTGGTGACCCATCCGCTGCTCTCCCTCCTCGAGCGCTGCGCGTCcttccgccgcctcctccagcTCCAGGCGCTGCTCATCGTTTCCGGTCTCGCCGCGCACCGCTTCCCCGCCTCCCGCCTCCTCGCCTTCTGCGCGCTCTCCgacccgccgcgccccgcccacgccgccgccgtcctcgcccAGTGCGCCGAGGGCCCCAATGCCTACATGCTCGCCACCATGATGCGCGGCTTCCTCCGCGCCGGCCTCCCTGCCCGCGCGTTCGCCCTCTTCCGCCGCGTGCTTTGCGACTGCCTCCCCGCCGACGCGCGCACTTTTGTCTTCGCCATCAAAGCagcctgctcctcctccgccgcctcgtcCCCCGGTGAGGCCGTCCACTGCGTCGCCCTGAAGCGAGGGTTCCTCTGCCAGAGCGTGCTCGTGGGGAACGCGCTCGTGCACCTGTACGCCAGCAGCATGTCATTTCGTGACGCGCGGAAGGTGTTCAACGAAATGCCCGACCGGGACGTCGTCTCGTGGACGACGCTGATTGACGGACACGCGCGCGCTGGGCTGCCCGACGAGGCGTGGCGGGTGTTCTGCAGGATGGTGGTATCGGAGGGCATGTGGCCGAACAGGGTGACACTGGTCGCCGCAGCCTCGGCAGTTGCGCAGATGGGGCTACTGGGTCTGGGGAGGACGGTGCATCGTTGTGTTGCTGAGAGTGGTGTTGGCACGAGCGTTAACTTGGACAATGCGCTGGTTGATATGTTTGGGAAGTGTGGGTGTTTGGCCTCTGCGAAGGAAGTTTTCGACAGAATGGCGGACAAGGATGTGTACACTTGGACGAGCATGGTCAGTGCCTATGCCAAGTGTGGTGATTTGGAGAGTGCGGTGCAGCTGTTCGAGGAAATGCCTAGGAGGAACACGGTTTCTTGGAGTTGCATGATTGCAGCTTACTCGCAGGCAAATCAACCGGACGAAGCCATCAGGATGTTCAACGACATGATTGCAGCAGGAATGGAGCCGATTGATGCCACTCTTGTGAGTGTTTTGTCGGCATGTGCTCAGTTGGGTTGCTTGGATCTTGGTAGTTGGCTATATCAGACTTACATTGCCACTCATAAGGTTAGGCTTACAGTGAATCTAGGCAATGCATTCATCGATATGTTTGCAAAATGCGGAGATGTGGGTGCAGCATCAAGATTATTTGACGGCATGGAAGAGAGAAATTTAGTAAGTTGGAACTCGGTGATCATAGCCCATGCCTTTCATGGTCAGTCTGAAGAAGCTCTTCATCTCTTTCAGCAGTTGAAAGAAACTGGTATTTTGCCTGATGAGATCACATATATTGGGGTACTTTCTGCGTGCAGTCATAGTGGTTTAGTTTCTGAAGGGCAGCGCCATTTCAAAGAAATGAAGGCGGTTTATGGGATTGAACCCAGGGCTGAACATTATGCTTGCATGATTGATCTTTTGGGTAAAGTTGGGCTTGTAGAAGAGGCATTTGAAATTGCAACAAGTATGCCAATTGGAGCTGATGTGGCTGGTTGGGGTGCTCTTTTAAACGCATGCAGAATGCATGGTAAAGTTGAGATTGGTGAATGTGCTGCAGCTAAGCTTGCTAAGCTAGATTCTTCTGACAGTGGAATCTATGTACTTATGAGCCAAATATATGCAAGTAAAAGCAAATGGGACCAGGTGAAGATGCTGAGGACAGTGATGAGAGATAGAGGCGTAAAGAAGAATCCCGGATGTAGTTCTATCGAAGTGGATGGAAAGTTTCATGAGTTTCTGGCAGCAGATGTTTCACATGTCCACTCAGAAGATATATATGCTGCACTGAAGAATATCTACATTCATTTAAAAACAGAGGGTTATATTCCTCCTGCTTGA